The DNA segment TCTAAAAAGGAAACATGCGAACCGGTAAACTCAAGAATTTTCTCGCCTTGTGAGATCAACGCCGTCGCAAATAGCCCTCTTCCCATCGAGCCGGTGTCCTGAATGTGGAACTTTTGGGTCATGGAGAGATTATAGCAGAGACGTAAGATAGCTGGTAAACTCACCGGAGCTGACCTGTTGACGATTGAGGCTTTTGTATAACATGTAACATTATGGCTATGTCGAAGGACGAAAACTTGTTTTACGATGTTGTCGGTGGTATCCATGAAAAGCCCGCTCATGTTGAAGCAACGTGGCGTCCATCGGTCTATGGAGTTGCCCAAAATGCAAACGGCGATCTGCTCGTTGTGAAACCAGGCTGGAATGATCAGTGGGAGTTGCCGGGAGGCGGGGTGAACAAGGGCGAGCGTCTTTTAGAGGCTCTCAAGCGGGAGATGTTAGAAGAGACAGGATATAGGGTTCTTTCCATCTCGGAGCTGCCCGTACACATTGGAGAGCATCGGTTTTATCTTAGACGAAGTAAAATTTTCCACTACACGATCTGTCTAAGTTATCGCGTCGAGTTTTCAGACGAGCCGCGTGATACATCGAAGATGAATGTTGAACTTCCAGACGAAGTTGTTGAGATGCG comes from the Candidatus Uhrbacteria bacterium genome and includes:
- a CDS encoding NUDIX hydrolase, encoding MSKDENLFYDVVGGIHEKPAHVEATWRPSVYGVAQNANGDLLVVKPGWNDQWELPGGGVNKGERLLEALKREMLEETGYRVLSISELPVHIGEHRFYLRRSKIFHYTICLSYRVEFSDEPRDTSKMNVELPDEVVEMRWVPLKDFTKENCHPITLPVVEVLKRINSVH